The segment TTTGTCAACACAACCTAGTACCAACTTTACATTATAACTTCATCTCATGGGCACAAATAAGCTTTACCTGTTTAGCAAAGACACAGGTGCAACTGCCACCGAACAAGGTTATCATTACCAAAAGCTTAAAACATTAAAAACATGGTTAGAGAATCGAATAGCTGATAAAGATGACGTCATCTTTTGTGACTACGAGGATGATATCTTCCAGCGCAATTTCAAAGAGGGAACAGTAAAGTTTCGACAAATCAAGTTATATTCCTCTAACTTTTCCTTTTCTACAGAAGAAATTGCCAAAAGTATCTTCAATTTTTTCATGCTGTTCACCAAAGGCGAGTACTTGTTTGATGAAGCAACTTTTGTTTTTGAAACCAACTCTTCCATTGCCAGAGAAATACGGGGCAATAATGCAAATTTACTCAGAGAGTGGAATGCGCATCAGGAAAACATGAGCGCAGAGCTATTGGGCAGGTGCGTAGTCCAAGTTAAAACTATTATTGACGAATTCATCAAGGAAGGATATGCCAGGAATATAGCCGGAGACGCCACAGGAGACTTCCAACAAGCTAAAAAATTGTATGACAACTTGCCTGACGCATTCTGGCAAAAGTTTGTTGTATCCATCAGATGGCGATTTGAAGCAATAGCTCAGGAAAAAGCCATTCCGGGCTTACTTGAAGAGATTGAGTCTTTGATCATGCACCTGCCTGTATCGATTAAAACCAAGCAGGCAACTACCTATCTAGCTGTATTGCATTATGAAATAGCCAAAAGGACGGCGGAACCAGATGAGAAGGAGCGTATGCTAACTAACGACTTGTTGGATGTAATTGCGCTAAACGAAGGCTCTGAAAAGGATAAATGGTATGCAGCGGTTTTTGCAAAATGGTCAGGAGTAACAGCGATCAATACATTTACCATTGGTGCTTTTTATGAGCTGATAGATGCTACCAGGTATTGCAGGTGGAACATCCACGGCTCTGCGCATGCTGGCGTATGGCTTAGACTATTGAGATTGTACATCGTGCTGCCGGAAACGATCATTGTTTGCAAGCGAAAAGCTATTTATGAATACCTGTTTTTAAAGGTATCTATCTGTAAGAGTAGTTCCGAAACAACGGGTCCCATAGTCAACGAGGTAGATCTTATAAATTTTTATTTCAACAATTTTGAGGAAAGGAACACGCTGGCTGATATAGAGGAGGATATTTCCTTACTCCAGATCATTATGAGTCAATCGATGCTTAAGCAAGACTTCCTGAACACTGCTATTATCAAAGGCTGGCGTGAAAAAATCAGTTCCTATATCGATGAAAAACTGGCCTCTCCACGCGACATAGACGAACACTGTCTTCTGTTGGAGCTAAAAGGCTCAACCTTGCTGCAACTGAACAGAAGTTTACCAAAGTTTGAGAAGGTTACTGCTGCCCTTGAGGTATACAGGCAGATCATTCCCTTGCTTGAGCAAGCCAATCTCTATACTATTACCAAACTAAGCGATCTTTTGAACCAAATAATTGAGCTTTATATAAATTTTGGGGTTAATGATGACGCCATAGACGCAATCGAAACATTTTTAAGTGAAATAGCAGATCAGGCGGCACAGACAGGAAGGCAACATATTGAGGCGCATAATTTTGTGGAGCGAGGGGTTGCTTATTTAAACAAAGGGGGATCAAAAAACTTCCTCAGAGCATTGGATTGCTTTCATAAATCAGCAAAACTGTGGCTCCTGAACGACACTAAGGACGGGTATATACTGGCATTGATCAACATAGCCCAGCTTTACGCAGCGTTGGGTGCAAACTTTGCAGGCAAGTACTATGGCCTGTGTGGTATTTGGTCTGCCTTCAATTTTGGCGATCCTAAATCTTTAAAAAGAGTTTCTGATAGTTATGCTATGGTTTTTCATTCAGACTATAAACAAGGTGCCTGGATGAGTGCTTTAAATGATTTTCTAAACTTTCTAAATGCAAGACAGCATTTCGATCCGCAGGGGTTGAACGGAGAAAAATTACTAGTTAAATCATTTCTTGATCTTGCGCTCATGGTAGAATCCGCTGAACGCCTAAATCCGGAACTGGTACATTTCATTAATTTTTACAAGCAAAATCTGGGCAGCTATTACTCCCAGGACATGCAATATGTTGTGGCTCCTTTGCAAAATGCCTTACAGGAAATGGCAGATTTAAAAGAGTTTATTTCAACCAGAATTGAAGATCAGCCCTTCAATGACCTAGGAACAGAAAGAATCATCCGATTTAAAATGGTAGGTGCTGAATGGAGAGTAAAGTTTGAAAATTCCATGAATCTCACCGGGATCGCCGAAGAGTTTTGCGCGCTGCTTCAAGTCACGCTTTGTGAAATCGGCCTCTCCGGAACAGCTCTAAATATACAACCTGAGATCATCACAATCACTATAGAGGAATCACGGGGGCTTAACAACATCATAGAACAAATAGGTCATTCCTTATCAGCTTGGAAATTGAAGTTGCCGTTACTCAATGTCCATGATCCGTCCAAGGTAAAAGTACACTATGCTTATATGGCCGTCAACATCAAAATGCTTTTGACAAATTTAAGCAGCCTCAACCATACTGAAACAGAATCGTTGTTTGATACCTTATACAGAAAACAGCGCCTGGGAGATAAAGGTCTTGGCCCTACCTCTTATCAACGTGCTTTTTTTAGCTCATGTAGCCAAGAGGATTTTGATGCCTCACAGAGAAACAATTTCCAAACACCGAGTGGCAGGTTTGACATTGTGCTTCATGATAATTTTGTAGGCAATACATCACGATAAAATTGTCGACAAACATATCATTATAAAAAGTGCCACGGTTAAGCAGGAAGGGGTGTCTCTTAAGTTATTCCCACGTTATATATCCTTTTAAACAGGTCTCAATATGCAATACCTGACCCTTCAATGATGTGTTGGAAGTGGTAATGCTGTTGGGATCGGACTATGTATTCAGCAGCCACTGATGCTTCTTTAGCTTAGGCTGAACCAGTACTCCTCCCACACTTACTAACCTTATTATGCTGCTTGTCATTGTCCTGACAATGATCATAAGCGTAGCCACCGCCGCTCCAGGCACCGTACTCACCCAGCTCCTCCCGAGCGACCCAGAGCGGCAGGAACTGGAGAAACGCATGCTCCAACATGAGATATAACAATGTGGATTGGATCAGGAGAAGACCCAGACCGAGATAGAGCGAATTCCGCTGGAGAACCAGAAGCTTTGGATGGAGATGCACCTTTCACATGAAGAACCAGCACTTTAAAGAGGAGGTAGTACGTTGCAAGATTCAGTTCCGCAGCAGCATCGCCTGCGTGCTGGACATTTCCCAGAAGCTGACCGAAACGGGGAAAGCTGTCTATACCTTTTATGCTGTGCTGACCGTTACGGCAACCCTAAGGGGAGCACCATGGACCAAACCAGCCCAGGCAGGGATTACCGACTTTCGAGAGCCAATTAGTAATTTCTTTTAATCAGGAACAGACAGTAGATATTTAACGGGTAAATGATAAGGTTTAGCATCACACGTCATCATTAAGACTGTAACGAACCTCTGCTTTTGTGGTGACCGGGCTTTGCATGCTGCCTAGCTCCTACGGGGCGTATGCTCCTGAGCTTAATGGCGTATCCCTAAATAATAGCTTATTTTAATTTTTATCTGCCTTACGGAAATACAACATTAACCCACACTGTGGAATGCACTTAGTGCTTTGTACAGCGTTATTGCCTGCAACTTTTTAAACGTCAGGTCAACTTGTGCTAAGCCTATTGCTATACTGGATAAGACCTAATACCTTCATTTTTATAATTTACGTTCCTCCTACTTCTCCCGCCTGTCATCAGCTGCACATCCTTACCAATCAAGGCTGCTAACCCTCGGACAGAATATAGTCTATTATATAGGCTGAATCGTATGAAAAAATTTAATTTTGATTTTTTAAATAATATTGCCTATAAAGGCTATAAAGTTCATCTTAGTGATAGTGATAGAGACAGATTCATCTCTGAGGCTTTATGAACGAAGGCTAAAATAAAGTACACAAATAGAATAGTATGTCCGCAGTAGCTGCATTAAAAGGTTATAGAACACAGTTTTTATATTCGCTGCATTACATTTTATCTAACTTTTCAAATGATCTGGTATTCAGGTTAGAGGGAGAAGAGGATTTGGATATTCTAGATTCTAATAGGCAGCTGTTATACGCAATCCAATTAAAAAACCTAACCAAACCTCTCACACTGTCAGATATATTATCTGATAAAAGAACATCCTTTGTCAAGAGATTTTTGGCAAGCTATTCGGCCGCAATTCCAGTGCTAGTGTCCTATGGAGAGATTAGTCAAAGCTTAAAAAACTACAAAGAATACAAAGACACGGTAAATGAAAGTGAAAAGACTATTCTTAAAAAATATAACATAACAGTAGATGACTGGAAGCTGGTAAAAAGCAAAATTCAGCTTGAAGAAATAAACGAGAAGAAAATTGCGGAGGAAGTGGAGAAGATGATGAAAACTAATTTCCCACTGATTGACCCTATCCCTACAATTGGCTTTTTACTCAATTGGTTACAACATACTGCGGAGAAGCAACAACTTATAACAACAAAAGATTTTTATAATAAGGTTGAGGATTTTGGGAAGTATTTAACTGAACGAATAGCCATTCATGATCAGTATGGTTTGGCTTTGAAACCGTTGCACAAAATCTCAATTGAAAATTTAAATATAGGTTTATTAGAGACAGAGTTTTACAACGCAACCTCAACAAGGTACGAGCATATCCTGTTGGGACTTGATGTAAACAGAAAGCTGCATTTAGAACAAATTAATACAGCACTAAGAGAAACGAATGCTGTCATCGTAAAAGGAGCTTCAGGGCAAGGAAAGACGGCATTGGTATTCAGTTTTATAAATCAATATTATAACGATCGGCTGTCATTCGAGCTAAATATCCAACAGGACCCTATCAATTCTTTAAGATCAATTCAGGCTATAGCCTCTATAAGTAAAAGCCTGGATGTTCCAGCCGTTTTTGTGATCAATGTAAAGCCTAATAGTACGGACTGGCTTCAAATTGTAAAAGAGTCATCTCATTTAAAACATATCCTGTTTTTGATAGCCATTCGAAATGAAGACTGGTATCGAGCGACAGCGGTCGGAGTAGAATTTGAGCATAAGGAAATTGATCTGGCTCTTTCAAAACAAGAAGCCGGGGATATATACCATCGGTTAAACGAAAGAAGTAAGATTAATCATTATACAGACTTTGAAGAAGGCTGGATCAAGCTTGGAAATGATCCCCCTCTGTTGGAGTTTGTGTATTCTATAACACAAGGCGATTCTCTACACAACAAGTTAAAGCAACAGGTTCATCAGATCATAAGTGAAGGAGGACTGACAAATAACCCTCAGATAGATTTTTTAAAAATTGTAAGCCTTGCCGATTCTTTAGGCGCCAGAATAGATATTTCCAAATTAGATGCAAACATTGATTACCAATTTATAATTGAAAAATTAGAAAATGAGTACCTGATAAAAAAGACATCCGACAGGAAATTTATACAAGGGCTGCATATGGTTCGATCACAAACGTTAATCGAAATCTTGTTTGGTGATTTCTCTGAACGTAAAGAACAATATACTTTTAAATGCATTTCTCTGATAGCAGAGGAAGATCTGTATTTATTCCTGTTGCAAGTATTCCACCTTGGCATTATTACGCCCAATCAGCTTATTTCCAAGCTGCACCAAGTGGCTGTGGAGAGCTGGTCTATTTATGCCGCTATCATCAAAGCTTATATCTGGGCTGGTATTCGTGACTATGTGGAAAGTAATAGGAATGTCATGGATGAGTGTAGGGAAGCATTCGGTGATGCCTGGACAATGCTTTTAGACTTTACGTTTGCCAGTAGCTTCGATAAAAATAACTTACTTGATCTACTTCATGTTGAAGAGGAGCGTAAAGAAAAAATAAAGGAACTAAATACTAGATTACAGCCTAAAACAAAGGTGTTCAAATTAGCTTCCGATGTGATAAATAAGCTTATCTATCCCCAAAAAACGCCACTCTCTGGATTTGAATGGAAGTCATTTGGTGAAGCATTGTTTTGGTTAAAGAATATTGATAACTGCAAGCACGTTATACCTGCATTCTCGGAAAGTGATTACGAATCAGCATTTAAGATCTTAGATAGCAAAAGCTTATCGAAGCTTATGTTGGGGATGCATACTTACTCACCGGAACTCAATGCGATCAGAAAGCAATACGCTCCCTTTTTTGTAGACAAACTAAAAAGTGAACTTGATATCCATCATGTATCCGTTGATGATAATGAAGTGCTCGTACACTACATTATCGATGTTCAAAAGAAGGAGGATACTAGATCAAGCAATAATTTTGCCGTAACTATTTTAGATATTCTAAGAACCGCATTCCCAGATAAGAAGCGCTTTAACTCTCAGGGGCACGGCCACCGACTGCAAACGCTCTCCTTAAGTCACGACGAAACGCACAAATCTATATCTCTTGAGAATTTACCACTAGAGGAGTGGGTAAATATAAATTCCACCATCATCAACCTGTATGAGTATAAAGACAGACCTGCCGATTGGAGTGAGTACCGCGCCCAATTAAACAAATGGGAAGTCCTTGTACAAGGCAAGATTGAAGAGATAAACAAATCGTTTCAGCAATTATTCCAGGAGCGTAAAACATACGCACCGATAGTGCCCATCATGCAAAATGCCTTTTTGCATAAAACAAAGAAGATAAAGGAGCCAAAATCAATCAAGGATCCATTAGGCATATATGGAAGGATTAAACCAGAGAGAATTGCTGAAAATGAAAATGAAAAAAAAACCATTACGCTGTATTCTAAATACGATAAGTTCTTCAAATGCCTCTCAGATTTTACGTTTAACATAGATCTCTTTATCACGCAAGCTGGCCAAACTGCTTTTTCTAAAATCAAGCTTAAGAATTCAGAGAAACACATTCATGATGAGAATATAGAGCGCTTGTCACAAATTAACTTGTACAATGCTATCGAGAAACTAATAGCCTATAACCACCAGTACAAAAGTACTTTTGTTAACCTCGATACCAATCACACTACAAAAGTAGAAGTAAACTCTTTACTCACTACAGCCACTTATTGGAAAGCCTTTTTAAATGATAATTCCAAAGGAAAGTACTCCTTTACAAAAGTCTTAGGGCTCA is part of the Rufibacter tibetensis genome and harbors:
- a CDS encoding dsDNA nuclease domain-containing protein gives rise to the protein MGTNKLYLFSKDTGATATEQGYHYQKLKTLKTWLENRIADKDDVIFCDYEDDIFQRNFKEGTVKFRQIKLYSSNFSFSTEEIAKSIFNFFMLFTKGEYLFDEATFVFETNSSIAREIRGNNANLLREWNAHQENMSAELLGRCVVQVKTIIDEFIKEGYARNIAGDATGDFQQAKKLYDNLPDAFWQKFVVSIRWRFEAIAQEKAIPGLLEEIESLIMHLPVSIKTKQATTYLAVLHYEIAKRTAEPDEKERMLTNDLLDVIALNEGSEKDKWYAAVFAKWSGVTAINTFTIGAFYELIDATRYCRWNIHGSAHAGVWLRLLRLYIVLPETIIVCKRKAIYEYLFLKVSICKSSSETTGPIVNEVDLINFYFNNFEERNTLADIEEDISLLQIIMSQSMLKQDFLNTAIIKGWREKISSYIDEKLASPRDIDEHCLLLELKGSTLLQLNRSLPKFEKVTAALEVYRQIIPLLEQANLYTITKLSDLLNQIIELYINFGVNDDAIDAIETFLSEIADQAAQTGRQHIEAHNFVERGVAYLNKGGSKNFLRALDCFHKSAKLWLLNDTKDGYILALINIAQLYAALGANFAGKYYGLCGIWSAFNFGDPKSLKRVSDSYAMVFHSDYKQGAWMSALNDFLNFLNARQHFDPQGLNGEKLLVKSFLDLALMVESAERLNPELVHFINFYKQNLGSYYSQDMQYVVAPLQNALQEMADLKEFISTRIEDQPFNDLGTERIIRFKMVGAEWRVKFENSMNLTGIAEEFCALLQVTLCEIGLSGTALNIQPEIITITIEESRGLNNIIEQIGHSLSAWKLKLPLLNVHDPSKVKVHYAYMAVNIKMLLTNLSSLNHTETESLFDTLYRKQRLGDKGLGPTSYQRAFFSSCSQEDFDASQRNNFQTPSGRFDIVLHDNFVGNTSR